The proteins below are encoded in one region of Syntrophotalea carbinolica DSM 2380:
- a CDS encoding NFACT RNA binding domain-containing protein — MAASTGLSHRSTIGMDVFYIEAVVDQLQSLVTGASVKKIHQPDADTIILRLWNGRRELRLRISATVGATGLYLTERTWINPANPLRFCQLLRARLSRLRSVRQLFGERIVVFTFDGQDDSTYQLIAELYGRRPNIILCDADDKIVDVLHRREGGSEHQTYMKGAVWTRPEKVHKWALQDVADCSEMAPVDDALAAWLQRNIRPMTPVVARDLVGRMLRKETAAEVLGSFARRWQEHDYSFQIAQLEGSPRLFVFCPSTLSLSSVRTFSSASEAADCFFDDYAMPGRGEERSRLEKVVRKALARVEKRLQRLRQEAANTDDADRYQQLGQLLMSNLFRVSKGMAEIEVENFFDEGGVVTIPLDPALSPSENADRLFNRSKKIRRGYIHVHRRIEESHAEKDWLEALMLNLSEVTSNEELAMVEEEMREFRLLPRKADRQKKRPVSRRPKLREAVSPGGFVVQWGTNNRANDYLVKNHCGSHDLWFHALDRPGCHLVLKRPRRSIDIPEEDIRYAAGLAAGHSRACNEGVADVMVAEGQAVYKPKGALPGLVQVKKYRTVRVVPRREP; from the coding sequence ATGGCAGCAAGTACAGGATTGTCTCATCGGTCAACAATTGGTATGGACGTATTTTATATCGAAGCTGTTGTGGATCAGTTGCAATCGCTGGTTACGGGGGCGTCGGTAAAAAAAATCCATCAGCCAGATGCCGATACCATTATCCTGCGTCTTTGGAACGGGCGGCGAGAGTTGCGCTTGCGTATTTCCGCGACCGTTGGTGCCACCGGTTTGTATCTTACCGAACGCACCTGGATAAATCCGGCAAATCCCTTACGCTTTTGTCAACTGCTGCGGGCCAGGTTGAGCAGGCTGCGGTCGGTTCGTCAACTCTTCGGGGAGCGGATCGTTGTATTTACCTTCGACGGCCAGGATGATTCAACTTACCAGCTCATAGCTGAGCTATATGGCAGGCGGCCGAATATTATTCTGTGCGACGCGGATGACAAAATCGTTGATGTTTTGCATCGCAGGGAAGGGGGATCTGAACACCAGACCTACATGAAGGGGGCTGTTTGGACCAGACCGGAAAAGGTTCATAAATGGGCTCTGCAGGATGTGGCTGACTGTTCCGAAATGGCACCGGTGGACGACGCGCTTGCCGCGTGGCTGCAGCGCAATATACGCCCGATGACGCCTGTGGTGGCACGAGATCTCGTCGGCCGTATGTTGCGGAAGGAGACGGCTGCCGAGGTGCTCGGAAGTTTTGCCCGACGCTGGCAGGAACACGACTATAGTTTTCAGATCGCTCAACTGGAAGGTAGCCCCAGGCTTTTCGTCTTTTGTCCGAGTACCCTTTCGCTGAGTTCAGTCCGCACCTTCTCGTCTGCTTCAGAGGCGGCGGATTGCTTTTTTGACGATTACGCCATGCCGGGGCGGGGTGAAGAGCGGTCCCGGTTGGAGAAGGTTGTCCGGAAAGCCCTGGCGCGGGTTGAGAAACGGTTACAGCGATTGCGCCAGGAAGCGGCCAACACCGATGATGCCGACCGATACCAACAGCTCGGGCAGTTGTTGATGTCCAATCTCTTCCGTGTAAGTAAGGGCATGGCGGAGATAGAAGTCGAAAACTTTTTCGATGAGGGTGGCGTGGTGACCATTCCACTCGATCCGGCTCTTTCGCCATCGGAAAACGCCGATCGCTTATTTAATAGGAGTAAGAAAATACGGCGCGGTTATATCCACGTGCATCGGAGGATTGAGGAAAGTCATGCAGAAAAGGACTGGCTCGAAGCTCTTATGTTAAATCTCAGCGAGGTTACCTCGAATGAGGAGTTGGCGATGGTGGAAGAAGAAATGCGAGAATTCCGACTGTTGCCGCGAAAAGCCGATAGGCAAAAAAAACGCCCTGTGTCGAGGCGCCCCAAGCTGCGAGAAGCCGTGTCACCGGGCGGTTTTGTCGTTCAGTGGGGTACCAATAATCGCGCCAACGATTATCTGGTCAAAAACCATTGCGGTTCTCATGATCTCTGGTTTCATGCCTTGGATCGGCCCGGATGCCATCTGGTTTTAAAACGACCCCGGCGTAGTATCGATATTCCCGAGGAAGATATCCGTTATGCCGCAGGCCTGGCAGCCGGGCATTCCCGGGCCTGTAATGAGGGCGTGGCGGATGTCATGGTCGCAGAAGGGCAAGCCGTTTATAAGCCCAAAGGTGCGTTACCCGGCCTGGTGCAGGTCAAGAAATATCGTACGGTGCGGGTCGTGCCGCGTCGCGAACCGTAA
- a CDS encoding HU family DNA-binding protein, producing the protein MNKSELIDALAEKKGLTYKRAEEIVNIVLDTMSDTLVEGGRIEIRGFGSLVVKDYKAYIGRNPKTGEEIEVKPKKLPFFKVGKELRERINKS; encoded by the coding sequence ATGAACAAGTCGGAGTTAATTGATGCCCTGGCAGAAAAAAAAGGCCTGACTTACAAAAGAGCTGAAGAAATTGTGAATATCGTTCTCGATACCATGTCGGACACCCTGGTCGAAGGGGGGCGCATAGAAATTCGAGGATTCGGCAGCCTGGTGGTAAAGGATTATAAAGCCTACATCGGCCGCAACCCGAAAACCGGCGAAGAGATAGAGGTCAAACCCAAGAAACTGCCATTCTTCAAGGTGGGCAAGGAACTCAGGGAACGCATCAACAAAAGCTGA
- a CDS encoding helix-turn-helix domain-containing protein has translation MQLKNLIGKKLKAIRLKNNLTIQVVSERAHVSANMISRIERGLTTPSVEILLRLGSVFEKSINYFVEEVENTHEIVHSRPGERSCTVFDDNQNLRTESFTAGLRDPQFTSFYCVIKPHGTSGDADMFHPGDELLYVLKGRLEMTVAGETFLIEEGESLSFKSHLPHRWTNVSETETHVMWVLSPFTTL, from the coding sequence GTGCAGTTAAAGAATCTGATCGGCAAAAAGCTCAAAGCTATCCGCCTCAAAAACAACCTGACCATACAAGTCGTTTCGGAACGCGCACATGTCTCTGCCAACATGATCTCACGCATAGAGCGCGGCCTGACCACTCCTTCCGTGGAGATCCTGCTGCGCCTTGGTTCCGTTTTTGAAAAAAGCATCAATTACTTCGTTGAAGAAGTCGAGAACACGCATGAGATCGTCCATTCCAGACCTGGAGAAAGATCGTGTACGGTCTTCGACGATAATCAAAATTTACGCACCGAATCGTTTACCGCCGGGTTAAGAGATCCGCAATTCACCAGCTTTTACTGCGTGATCAAGCCCCATGGGACCAGCGGCGACGCTGACATGTTCCACCCCGGGGACGAATTGCTTTATGTTCTGAAGGGACGCCTGGAAATGACCGTTGCCGGAGAGACGTTTCTGATCGAGGAAGGTGAGAGCCTGTCCTTCAAATCCCACCTTCCCCACCGCTGGACCAACGTTAGCGAAACGGAAACCCATGTGATGTGGGTGCTTTCTCCTTTCACGACCCTGTGA
- a CDS encoding helix-turn-helix domain-containing protein yields the protein MIKTLIGKKLKTTRLGKGLTIQGLTNLSGVSANMISRIERGLTVPSVKILMKLASALGMSIGYFVEEAEKSSTVILTRKGQGEPLFFYKDKQQISSLTQGLQDPSFTVLHDTLEKNCNSGDAPMVHTGEEFVMVLKGRLEFIIQDEKYILESGDSLSFKASLPHLWRNLENGPTEVLWVVSPAPNIAQ from the coding sequence GTGATAAAAACACTCATCGGTAAAAAATTAAAAACCACACGCCTCGGCAAAGGATTGACGATCCAGGGTTTGACCAACCTTTCGGGCGTCTCAGCCAATATGATATCCCGCATCGAGCGCGGGCTTACAGTGCCTTCGGTAAAAATCCTGATGAAACTGGCCTCAGCCCTGGGTATGAGTATCGGCTACTTTGTCGAAGAAGCGGAAAAAAGCTCGACAGTCATCCTCACCAGAAAGGGACAAGGGGAGCCACTGTTCTTTTACAAAGACAAACAGCAGATCAGCAGCCTGACTCAGGGGCTGCAGGATCCAAGTTTCACCGTATTGCACGATACCCTGGAAAAAAACTGCAACAGCGGCGACGCCCCGATGGTTCACACGGGCGAGGAATTCGTCATGGTTTTAAAGGGACGTCTTGAATTTATCATTCAGGACGAAAAGTATATTCTCGAAAGCGGTGATTCCTTATCTTTCAAGGCATCGTTACCACACCTGTGGCGAAATCTTGAAAACGGCCCCACGGAAGTCCTCTGGGTCGTATCGCCCGCCCCCAATATCGCTCAGTAA
- the bioB gene encoding biotin synthase BioB — MRNDIVKIVDRIIQGGRLSEAEGRSILQAGGASLGWVMAGAQQLRETYCGDGVGLCMIVNAKSGHCSEDCRFCAQSSHYHTGAPVFPLKTAEQIVAEAQCADSRGARCFGIVTSGARVLPGAELESILAALREIRETTRIAPSASLGLLDEETARALADAGCVTYHHNLETARSYFPHICTTHDYDQDLETVRVAKAAGMKVCCGGLFGLGETPEQRLELGLTLRELDIDSVPINFLNPVAGTPLADATPLEPMEALKIIALYRYLMPDRHITVCGGRGVTLGDFQSWIFQAGASGMMVGDYLTTAGRQLSDDLRMVTDAGLTYERC, encoded by the coding sequence ATGCGTAACGACATAGTGAAAATCGTTGATCGGATTATTCAGGGGGGGCGACTTTCGGAAGCGGAAGGACGGTCGATTTTGCAGGCCGGTGGCGCCTCTTTGGGGTGGGTGATGGCCGGTGCACAACAGTTGCGGGAAACGTATTGCGGCGATGGCGTCGGTTTGTGCATGATTGTCAACGCCAAGTCGGGGCATTGCTCGGAGGATTGTCGGTTTTGTGCACAGTCTTCGCATTATCATACCGGTGCGCCGGTATTTCCCCTTAAAACGGCTGAACAGATAGTCGCAGAGGCGCAGTGTGCCGATAGCCGGGGAGCCCGTTGTTTCGGTATCGTGACCAGCGGCGCGCGCGTTCTGCCGGGAGCCGAGCTGGAATCCATTCTGGCGGCGCTCAGAGAGATTCGCGAGACGACCCGGATCGCCCCCTCGGCTTCCCTCGGCCTGCTTGATGAGGAGACGGCGCGCGCGCTTGCCGATGCGGGATGCGTGACCTATCATCACAACCTGGAAACAGCCCGTTCCTATTTTCCACACATTTGTACCACTCACGATTACGATCAGGATCTGGAGACCGTTCGGGTGGCCAAAGCGGCAGGCATGAAAGTCTGTTGCGGCGGGCTTTTCGGGTTGGGGGAAACCCCCGAGCAGCGTCTCGAGTTGGGCTTGACTTTGAGAGAGCTGGATATCGATTCCGTGCCCATCAACTTCCTTAATCCGGTGGCCGGCACGCCGCTGGCCGATGCTACGCCCCTGGAACCGATGGAGGCTTTGAAAATTATAGCGCTCTACAGGTATCTTATGCCTGACCGTCATATAACCGTATGCGGCGGTCGGGGGGTAACCCTGGGGGATTTTCAATCGTGGATTTTTCAGGCCGGGGCCAGCGGCATGATGGTAGGGGACTATCTTACGACTGCCGGCCGGCAATTATCCGATGACCTGCGTATGGTCACCGATGCGGGGCTGACTTATGAACGCTGCTGA
- the bioD gene encoding dethiobiotin synthase: MNAAELAHIGGLIVTGTDTGVGKTLVGASLAYLLARKGCKVGVTKPLESGIPEPSCLGEDGALLRWASRSDDADDVICPYRLKEPLAPSLAARREGVHIDWSHVLDVIRCKHARSDFSLVEGAGGLLVPLAGKRLVADLAGDLGWPLLVVARAGLGTINHTLLTLESARARGLQVAGWVVSGVPAAADVAERHAAEEIARLTDVPCWGVLPQVAGSPHDKVASLASLMDAWPILRELGLPVKDD; this comes from the coding sequence ATGAACGCTGCTGAACTGGCTCACATCGGCGGGCTGATTGTTACCGGTACCGATACGGGCGTCGGCAAAACACTGGTCGGCGCCTCGCTGGCCTATCTTTTGGCTCGAAAGGGGTGCAAGGTCGGGGTCACCAAGCCTTTGGAAAGCGGTATCCCCGAGCCGTCGTGTCTCGGTGAAGATGGTGCGTTGCTGCGCTGGGCATCTCGTTCCGATGATGCTGACGACGTTATCTGTCCTTATCGCTTGAAAGAGCCACTGGCTCCCTCCCTTGCGGCACGTCGCGAAGGTGTGCATATCGATTGGTCCCATGTGCTGGATGTTATTCGCTGCAAGCATGCGCGTAGCGATTTCAGTCTGGTCGAGGGGGCGGGCGGGTTGCTGGTGCCTTTGGCTGGCAAGCGACTGGTGGCGGATCTGGCAGGGGATCTCGGTTGGCCTCTGCTGGTCGTGGCACGAGCCGGTCTCGGCACCATCAATCATACTCTCCTTACTCTCGAGTCGGCCAGAGCTCGAGGTCTGCAGGTAGCCGGCTGGGTTGTCAGCGGGGTGCCAGCGGCGGCGGACGTTGCCGAACGTCATGCCGCAGAAGAGATAGCCCGTTTGACCGATGTCCCTTGTTGGGGCGTGTTGCCGCAGGTGGCCGGATCTCCGCACGACAAGGTGGCGTCTCTGGCCAGCCTTATGGATGCTTGGCCGATATTGCGAGAACTCGGTTTGCCGGTCAAAGACGATTGA
- the bioA gene encoding adenosylmethionine--8-amino-7-oxononanoate transaminase gives MNKEELLNLDRRHVWHPCTQEKDHESLPPIPIARGEGAHLIDMDGKRYIDGVSSWWVNLFGHNHPRLNRALQEQAGRVAHHIFAGFTHQPAVELASRLCALAPGDLNKVFFADNGSAAVEVALKMSFQFWQQSGYAEKVRFVSISEAYHGETVGALSVGGCDLYRDIYQPILLDTFQAQGPDCYRCPYGKHRDSCDAECFEHLERLVTERQGEIAAVIIEPLIQGAAGMRVYPPVYLRKLRQLCDACKVHYIADEIAVGFGRTGRMFANEHAGVVPDFLCLSKGITGGYMPLSVVLTRDAVYEAFYDDYSTLKAFLHSHSYTGNALACALAVEVLNIFEEEHILERLKPKMALLDRFAQKFEGMPEVGEFRRCGMVAAVEMVQDKQRKTPYPWQQRRGYGVYQKALQMGALLRPLGNVVYFMPPLTIDEATLEELLDIAFRSIVALRS, from the coding sequence TTGAATAAAGAAGAATTACTCAACCTGGACCGCCGGCATGTCTGGCATCCCTGTACCCAGGAAAAAGATCATGAATCGTTGCCGCCCATTCCCATAGCGCGAGGCGAGGGGGCCCACCTCATCGATATGGATGGGAAGCGCTATATCGATGGTGTTTCATCCTGGTGGGTTAACCTTTTCGGACATAACCATCCACGACTCAACCGCGCCCTGCAGGAGCAGGCTGGTCGCGTAGCCCACCATATTTTTGCCGGTTTTACCCATCAGCCCGCTGTGGAACTCGCCAGCCGGTTGTGTGCCCTTGCACCGGGGGATCTCAATAAGGTTTTTTTTGCCGATAACGGATCGGCCGCCGTGGAAGTGGCTTTGAAGATGAGCTTTCAGTTCTGGCAGCAAAGCGGATATGCCGAAAAAGTTCGTTTCGTATCGATCAGCGAGGCTTACCACGGTGAAACCGTCGGAGCGTTGTCTGTCGGCGGCTGCGATCTTTATCGTGACATATACCAGCCTATCCTGCTCGATACGTTTCAAGCCCAGGGACCTGATTGTTACCGGTGTCCCTACGGCAAGCACCGCGATAGCTGTGACGCCGAATGTTTTGAACATCTGGAGCGTCTGGTGACCGAGCGCCAGGGCGAGATCGCAGCCGTGATCATCGAGCCCCTTATACAGGGCGCCGCCGGCATGCGTGTGTATCCGCCGGTTTACCTGCGCAAGCTGCGCCAGTTGTGCGATGCCTGCAAAGTGCATTATATTGCCGATGAAATCGCTGTGGGGTTTGGCCGAACAGGGCGTATGTTCGCCAATGAGCACGCCGGTGTGGTCCCTGATTTTCTGTGTCTTTCCAAGGGTATTACCGGCGGTTACATGCCCCTTTCCGTGGTGTTGACCCGAGATGCCGTGTACGAAGCTTTCTATGACGATTACTCTACCCTGAAAGCTTTTCTGCATTCCCATTCCTATACCGGTAATGCCTTGGCCTGTGCACTGGCTGTAGAGGTTTTAAATATTTTTGAGGAAGAACACATTCTGGAGCGGTTGAAACCGAAAATGGCCTTGCTCGATAGATTTGCGCAAAAATTCGAAGGGATGCCAGAAGTCGGCGAGTTTCGCAGGTGCGGTATGGTTGCTGCGGTTGAAATGGTTCAGGATAAACAGCGTAAAACACCTTATCCCTGGCAACAGCGGCGAGGATATGGCGTTTATCAAAAAGCGCTTCAGATGGGCGCGCTGCTGCGTCCTTTGGGCAACGTCGTCTACTTTATGCCCCCCCTGACCATTGATGAGGCCACTCTCGAGGAACTGCTCGATATCGCTTTTCGTTCCATTGTGGCGTTGAGGAGCTAG
- a CDS encoding isochorismatase family protein, with the protein MRNPEEFLQMGDGLLVVDVQRDFCPGGALPIPEGDKVVPVINAWAEAALKKHLPVYYSCDWHPEGHPSFKSHGGDWPKHCVQHTPGADFCADLFLAPASVVVVKGVRFDQDQLSVFDQTGFADKLRRDGVDRLWVAGLALDVCVLETVLDGVRSGFEVAVIVEGCRPVTPAGGQAALAAMKGADIYLLEEVDD; encoded by the coding sequence ATGCGCAATCCTGAGGAATTTCTGCAGATGGGTGACGGGCTGCTGGTGGTTGACGTGCAGCGGGATTTTTGCCCCGGGGGAGCCTTGCCTATCCCCGAAGGCGATAAAGTCGTGCCTGTGATCAATGCCTGGGCCGAAGCTGCTTTGAAAAAGCATCTCCCGGTTTATTACTCCTGCGATTGGCATCCGGAAGGGCACCCCAGTTTTAAATCACATGGCGGCGATTGGCCGAAGCATTGCGTTCAGCATACGCCGGGGGCCGATTTTTGCGCCGACCTTTTTTTGGCGCCGGCATCGGTTGTGGTTGTCAAGGGAGTGCGGTTCGATCAGGATCAGCTATCAGTTTTTGACCAGACCGGATTCGCAGACAAATTGCGCCGGGACGGAGTTGATCGACTGTGGGTCGCCGGGCTGGCCCTGGATGTGTGCGTGCTGGAAACGGTTCTGGATGGCGTTCGATCCGGATTTGAAGTTGCGGTTATTGTCGAAGGATGCCGTCCGGTAACGCCCGCAGGAGGCCAGGCTGCGCTCGCGGCCATGAAGGGTGCAGATATTTATCTGCTTGAAGAGGTTGATGATTGA
- a CDS encoding glycosyltransferase, producing the protein MLILAVAGVLSLLIWIVLWFWHGGFWRVAPLLPQAGSFASWPAVDVVIPARNEADILPSALPTILNQDYPGEVRVFLVDDHSCDDTSLVASRLAAESPCGDRLILAEAATRPEGWTGKLWALQQGLCASEKDCAPLVLFTDADIAHEKDSLSRLVTQLRQGDYDLVSLMAKLQASGFWSRLLIPAFVYFFAMLYPFRRVADKRSRYAGAAGGCVLLQRRSLQHAGGLQAISGALIDDCSLGRLIKRHGRPDGGNIWLGFTREVVSVRPCRDLATVWRMVVRTAFVQLHHSWLLLLATVFGMMLVFLTAPVCLIAGCWALLLPSGAKLGLGLVTLGVATWFVMVRTFYPMVQWYDQRKTLALLLPLAASLYTLMTVDSAVRFLRGAGGAWKGRTYGEGVSPE; encoded by the coding sequence GTGTTGATCTTGGCCGTTGCCGGCGTATTGTCGTTGTTGATATGGATAGTGTTGTGGTTCTGGCATGGTGGGTTCTGGCGTGTAGCGCCCCTTCTCCCCCAAGCGGGCAGCTTCGCATCCTGGCCTGCGGTGGATGTTGTGATCCCGGCCCGCAATGAGGCCGATATTCTGCCCTCTGCACTGCCGACGATACTGAATCAGGACTATCCCGGAGAGGTGAGGGTCTTCCTGGTGGATGACCATAGCTGTGATGATACGTCTTTGGTCGCTTCCAGGCTGGCTGCTGAGTCTCCTTGCGGGGATCGGCTGATTTTGGCGGAGGCCGCGACCAGGCCCGAAGGATGGACCGGTAAACTGTGGGCCCTTCAGCAAGGGTTATGTGCATCTGAAAAAGATTGCGCACCGCTGGTACTTTTTACCGATGCGGATATCGCTCATGAAAAGGACAGTTTGTCCCGACTTGTAACGCAGTTGAGACAGGGCGATTATGACCTGGTGTCTCTTATGGCCAAATTGCAGGCAAGCGGATTCTGGAGTCGCCTGCTGATTCCCGCTTTTGTCTATTTTTTTGCCATGCTTTATCCCTTCAGGCGCGTTGCCGATAAACGCAGCCGATATGCCGGCGCTGCGGGCGGTTGTGTTCTTCTGCAGCGACGGAGTCTGCAGCACGCCGGTGGGTTGCAGGCTATCTCCGGGGCCCTCATCGATGATTGCTCCCTGGGCCGATTGATCAAACGACACGGTCGGCCAGATGGCGGTAATATCTGGCTGGGCTTTACTCGGGAGGTGGTAAGTGTCCGTCCCTGTCGCGATCTCGCTACGGTTTGGCGCATGGTTGTTCGCACCGCATTTGTGCAATTGCACCACTCATGGTTATTGCTGTTGGCAACCGTGTTTGGAATGATGCTGGTGTTTCTGACGGCGCCAGTCTGCCTGATTGCGGGATGTTGGGCCTTGCTCTTGCCGTCGGGCGCCAAACTCGGGTTGGGTTTGGTGACGCTCGGAGTCGCGACCTGGTTTGTCATGGTCCGCACTTTTTACCCCATGGTGCAATGGTACGACCAGCGAAAAACTTTAGCGCTGCTTTTGCCCCTCGCCGCAAGCCTGTATACCCTGATGACTGTTGATTCCGCTGTACGTTTTCTTCGTGGGGCAGGTGGGGCATGGAAAGGTCGCACTTATGGGGAAGGTGTGTCGCCGGAATGA
- a CDS encoding polysaccharide biosynthesis/export family protein: MADFKIFIGFVMCLLLTAGCATFSDLDPGTVLPIQGERYSAVVDRESVELQLGDDAVEPETEYLIGANDILYVNVKGHPELSSPGIMVGGTNKVSGSRVDGLGRVHLPLAGSVSVKGMTIGEATDHIQEVFRTYLKDPWVVVEISEYRSKPLYLLGQFNAPGTYYMDRAYGLIEGLALGNGLKDIANLRSARIIRNGKTIPVDIYRLLQEGDQSQNTWLTANDVIFVPDDKNQNVFVFGAVDKAGPIVMPNGRLTLAQALSSAELNEGSARPTHVRIIRSLSPTRGELLVMDLTKIMQGEALPFPLMEGDVIYVPRNGLGSWNLAIQEILPSLQAISSLLQPFVQVKVLTRD; encoded by the coding sequence ATGGCTGACTTCAAGATTTTCATTGGTTTTGTGATGTGTCTTTTGCTGACTGCGGGGTGCGCCACGTTCAGCGATCTCGACCCAGGAACGGTGTTGCCGATTCAAGGCGAGCGGTACTCGGCAGTTGTGGACAGAGAATCCGTTGAGCTTCAGCTTGGCGACGATGCTGTAGAGCCTGAGACTGAATACCTCATCGGTGCAAACGATATCTTGTACGTCAATGTTAAAGGCCATCCCGAGCTCAGCAGCCCCGGCATCATGGTCGGAGGCACCAATAAGGTGTCCGGTAGTCGGGTCGATGGTCTTGGCAGGGTTCATCTGCCCCTTGCCGGTAGCGTTTCCGTCAAGGGCATGACTATCGGGGAGGCTACTGACCATATACAGGAAGTTTTTCGTACCTACCTCAAGGATCCCTGGGTGGTTGTCGAGATTTCCGAATATCGCAGCAAGCCCCTTTATTTGCTGGGACAGTTCAATGCACCGGGTACTTATTATATGGACCGTGCCTACGGTCTGATTGAAGGACTGGCCCTCGGTAATGGTCTCAAGGACATTGCAAACCTGCGATCGGCCCGCATTATTCGCAACGGTAAAACCATTCCGGTTGATATCTACCGATTGCTGCAGGAAGGGGACCAATCGCAAAATACCTGGTTGACCGCCAACGATGTCATTTTTGTGCCGGACGATAAAAATCAGAATGTTTTTGTTTTCGGTGCGGTCGACAAAGCGGGTCCCATTGTCATGCCCAACGGGCGCTTGACCCTGGCACAGGCACTCTCCAGTGCTGAACTCAACGAAGGAAGTGCACGTCCGACCCACGTTCGTATCATCCGTTCGCTGTCGCCGACACGCGGTGAGTTGCTGGTCATGGATTTGACCAAAATTATGCAGGGCGAAGCGCTTCCCTTTCCTCTGATGGAGGGCGATGTTATTTACGTGCCTCGCAACGGGCTCGGATCGTGGAACCTGGCGATCCAGGAAATTCTGCCTTCCCTGCAGGCCATCAGCTCTTTGTTGCAGCCTTTTGTGCAGGTTAAAGTGCTGACTCGTGATTGA